A DNA window from Pseudomonas wuhanensis contains the following coding sequences:
- a CDS encoding DoxX family protein gives MNASQRDEQARDVGLLFLRVTGSLFLLWVHGLPKLLNFSAELQRIEDPFHLGAHLTLSLAIFAEVLCPLLIVAGVLARLACLPILFVLLVALLVVHPQWSVAEGQFGWLLLILFTTVFIAGPGRLALNVRLPGVLRYA, from the coding sequence ATGAACGCTTCGCAACGGGATGAACAGGCGCGGGATGTCGGGCTGCTGTTTCTGCGGGTCACCGGCAGCTTGTTCCTGCTGTGGGTGCACGGCTTGCCCAAGCTGCTGAACTTCAGCGCCGAGTTGCAACGCATCGAAGACCCATTCCACCTCGGCGCCCATCTCACCCTGAGTCTGGCGATTTTCGCCGAAGTCCTGTGCCCGCTGCTGATCGTTGCCGGGGTGCTGGCGCGGCTGGCGTGCTTGCCTATTCTGTTTGTGCTGCTGGTGGCGCTGCTGGTCGTGCATCCGCAATGGAGCGTGGCCGAAGGGCAGTTCGGCTGGCTGCTGTTGATTCTGTTTACCACTGTGTTTATCGCCGGGCCGGGACGGCTGGCGCTCAATGTCCGTTTGCCCGGAGTGCTCCGTTATGCCTGA
- a CDS encoding MBL fold metallo-hydrolase: protein MKHSRVCTLGGLGLALALMSGTSLAQAPAQVNTQVPGYYRLAVGDYEVTALFDGYNDLSPKLLDGLTQDQIRALLARRSIETPGVQTAFNAFLVNTGKQLILVDTGAGQCIGATAGQLSANMQAAGYKPEQVDTILLTHLHLDHVCGLVDAQQKPVFANATVYAAKAEADYWLDPQAMAKAPAGAREFFKIAQDSTAPYIAAGRFKTFTVGQSPVPGVVDAELEAGHTPGSTTYRFNSQGQSILFMGDLVHNLAVQFEHPEVSIRFDVDNQQAIKSRAKVFSDAAASKIWVTAAHLPFPGVGHITAMDKHFQWVPIEYGPYKRAAKVPMIE from the coding sequence ATGAAGCATTCCCGCGTTTGCACGCTTGGCGGACTTGGCCTGGCATTGGCGCTGATGTCCGGTACCAGCCTGGCCCAGGCGCCGGCTCAGGTGAACACTCAGGTGCCCGGTTATTACCGGCTCGCGGTGGGCGACTACGAAGTGACGGCGTTGTTTGATGGCTACAACGACCTGTCGCCCAAACTGCTCGACGGTCTGACCCAAGACCAGATCCGCGCGTTGCTGGCTCGTCGCTCGATTGAAACTCCGGGGGTGCAAACCGCGTTCAATGCGTTTCTGGTGAATACCGGCAAACAATTGATTCTGGTGGATACCGGGGCAGGGCAGTGCATCGGTGCCACGGCGGGCCAACTGTCGGCGAACATGCAAGCCGCTGGTTATAAGCCAGAACAGGTCGATACCATTCTGCTCACCCACTTACATCTGGATCATGTGTGCGGGTTGGTTGATGCGCAGCAAAAGCCCGTGTTCGCCAACGCAACGGTCTACGCGGCCAAGGCAGAAGCCGATTACTGGCTTGACCCGCAGGCCATGGCCAAGGCACCGGCCGGTGCCAGGGAGTTTTTCAAGATCGCCCAGGACTCCACCGCGCCCTACATCGCGGCGGGCCGCTTCAAGACTTTTACTGTAGGGCAGTCGCCAGTGCCTGGCGTTGTCGATGCCGAGCTCGAGGCGGGGCACACGCCGGGCAGTACCACGTATCGGTTCAACTCCCAAGGCCAGAGCATTCTGTTCATGGGTGATCTGGTGCATAACCTGGCGGTGCAGTTCGAGCATCCCGAGGTATCGATCCGTTTCGACGTAGACAATCAGCAGGCGATCAAGAGCCGCGCCAAGGTTTTCAGCGATGCGGCGGCCAGCAAGATCTGGGTTACGGCGGCGCATTTGCCGTTTCCGGGTGTCGGCCATATCACCGCAATGGACAAGCATTTCCAGTGGGTACCCATCGAGTACGGGCCTTACAAACGAGCGGCGAAAGTGCCGATGATCGAGTAA
- a CDS encoding class I SAM-dependent methyltransferase, translated as MEMPTKEKAIASNRDAWNDSAPHHKDTPEWQACLGAVSHGDFSCLDDTLTGLLQQVGVDGKDVVQLGCNNGRESLSLFALGARRVMGIDQSEAFLDQARELASRSPHEPEFIEADIHRLPTDLHQCFDVALITIGVLNWMPDIAEFLRHAAQTLKPGGALVVYETHPFLEMFDPESTDPYRPDSSYFRSEPFVQNQPIVYEGKVQQQASASYWFVHTLGAIFTGAVEAGLQISHFKEYPHSNREELYDKYQQQQAQLPLCYTLVAVKR; from the coding sequence ATGGAAATGCCGACAAAAGAAAAAGCCATCGCCAGCAATCGCGATGCGTGGAATGACTCCGCCCCACACCACAAAGATACCCCTGAGTGGCAGGCCTGTTTGGGTGCCGTGAGCCATGGCGATTTTTCCTGCCTGGATGACACTCTCACCGGGTTGCTTCAACAGGTCGGCGTCGACGGCAAGGATGTGGTGCAACTGGGCTGCAACAACGGACGCGAAAGTCTTTCGCTGTTTGCCTTGGGGGCCCGCCGTGTTATGGGCATTGACCAGTCTGAGGCCTTTCTCGATCAGGCCCGGGAGCTGGCATCCCGTTCGCCCCATGAGCCCGAATTCATCGAGGCTGACATCCATCGCCTGCCGACTGATCTTCACCAGTGCTTCGATGTAGCGCTGATTACCATCGGCGTATTGAACTGGATGCCGGACATCGCCGAATTCTTGCGCCATGCCGCGCAAACCCTCAAACCCGGCGGTGCTCTCGTGGTGTACGAAACCCACCCGTTCCTGGAAATGTTCGACCCCGAGTCAACCGATCCCTATCGCCCGGACAGCTCGTATTTTCGCAGCGAACCTTTCGTCCAGAACCAGCCAATCGTCTACGAAGGCAAAGTCCAACAGCAGGCCTCGGCGTCCTACTGGTTCGTCCACACCCTGGGCGCCATCTTCACCGGTGCTGTCGAGGCGGGATTACAGATCAGTCACTTCAAGGAATACCCGCATTCCAACCGCGAAGAACTCTACGACAAGTATCAGCAACAACAGGCGCAGTTGCCGTTGTGTTACACGTTGGTGGCGGTGAAGCGCTGA
- a CDS encoding mechanosensitive ion channel family protein gives MNLFSAHLLPWSALLLVLDALLWHLVPFKHRAPKVGVRLVLFLAFSALVINAGVSPLQAPLFADDPVAQLGATALGILWWLYAARVLTEVFGLVLMRRIGHSGRLLQDVIGALVFLASVVAAAGYVLDLPVKGLLATSGVFAIVVGLALQSTLADVFSGIVLNTTKPYQVDDFVVIDGVEGKVLDINWRATHLLSSAGTMAVVPNSVAAKAKIVNLSRPNNLHGVSISIKVANHIRPRRVLDALDRTLQGSSNLLLNPAPKAVLKEAGEEMSEYVASGFIAELGKKSEVRNQLFDLAHRHLEAAGISRHPDGVIEPTTRARALLDEVKIFRSLSHEERDRLAESMVAQQYVAGQVVLDLDEVPDSLFVIATGVVSASVPDGNGFTEAGRMGPSEVMGEQSILADTPSQATFTALTSSIIYRLDKHLTRQCMEQRSEVGRALNKLQAVRQQNSRLALMAKPAPISKGGFLGWLQKR, from the coding sequence ATGAACCTTTTCTCTGCCCACCTGTTGCCTTGGAGCGCCCTGCTGCTGGTGCTCGACGCCCTGCTCTGGCACCTCGTCCCGTTCAAGCATCGCGCGCCAAAGGTCGGTGTGCGGCTGGTGCTGTTTCTGGCGTTCAGTGCGCTGGTCATCAACGCCGGCGTCAGCCCATTGCAGGCGCCGTTGTTTGCCGATGACCCGGTGGCGCAACTCGGTGCGACGGCGCTGGGGATTCTCTGGTGGCTGTATGCCGCACGGGTACTCACGGAAGTGTTCGGTCTGGTGCTGATGCGCCGCATAGGTCACAGCGGCCGTTTGTTGCAGGACGTGATCGGTGCGCTGGTGTTTCTGGCCTCCGTCGTCGCGGCCGCCGGTTATGTGCTGGATCTGCCGGTCAAAGGTCTGCTCGCGACGTCCGGCGTGTTCGCCATCGTGGTCGGTCTGGCGCTGCAGAGTACGTTGGCCGACGTGTTCTCCGGCATCGTGCTCAACACCACCAAGCCCTATCAGGTGGACGACTTTGTGGTGATCGATGGCGTCGAGGGTAAAGTGCTGGATATCAACTGGCGCGCCACGCACCTGTTGAGCAGCGCCGGCACGATGGCCGTGGTGCCGAACTCGGTGGCGGCCAAGGCCAAGATCGTCAACCTCAGCCGCCCGAACAACCTGCACGGGGTGTCGATCAGCATCAAGGTGGCGAACCACATCCGCCCACGCCGGGTACTCGACGCCCTCGACCGCACGCTGCAAGGCAGCAGCAACCTGTTGCTGAACCCGGCACCCAAAGCGGTGTTGAAAGAGGCTGGCGAAGAGATGTCCGAATACGTGGCCAGCGGTTTCATCGCCGAGCTGGGCAAGAAAAGCGAGGTGCGCAATCAGCTGTTCGACCTCGCCCATCGCCATCTGGAAGCGGCCGGCATTTCGCGACACCCCGACGGCGTGATCGAACCCACGACCCGCGCCCGCGCGCTGCTCGATGAAGTGAAGATTTTCCGCTCGCTGAGCCATGAGGAACGTGATCGCCTCGCCGAATCGATGGTCGCGCAACAATACGTCGCAGGCCAGGTGGTGCTGGATCTGGATGAAGTGCCGGACAGCCTGTTCGTGATCGCCACCGGCGTCGTCAGCGCCAGCGTGCCGGACGGCAATGGTTTCACCGAGGCCGGTCGCATGGGGCCGAGTGAAGTCATGGGCGAACAGAGCATCCTGGCCGATACGCCGTCGCAGGCGACGTTCACCGCGCTGACGTCTTCGATCATCTACCGTCTCGACAAGCACCTGACCCGCCAGTGCATGGAACAGCGCAGCGAAGTGGGCCGGGCCTTGAACAAGTTGCAGGCGGTGCGGCAGCAGAACAGTCGGCTGGCCTTGATGGCCAAACCGGCGCCGATCAGCAAAGGTGGTTTTTTGGGATGGCTGCAGAAGCGCTGA
- a CDS encoding LysR family transcriptional regulator produces MNRNDLRRVDMNLLVIFEALMFEKNLTRVAEKLFMGQPAVSAALGRLRDLFDDPLLLRHGRGMEPTARALAILKELQPAMDTISGAVSRAKEFDPASSCDVFRIGLSDDAEFGLFPPLLRQLQEEAPGIVVVVRRANYLLMPALLASGEISVGVSYTTDLPANAKRKKLRDIPCKVLRGDDRPGPLTLDEYCARPHAMVSFSGDLSGNIDLDLAKVGRTRRVVLGVPQFSGLRALLAGTEMIATVPDYAACALVEGCALRAEDPPFPIDAAQLSMAWSGVHDNDPAEKWLRSRISQFMSVSLDIPGL; encoded by the coding sequence ATGAACCGTAACGATCTGCGCCGCGTCGACATGAACCTGCTGGTGATTTTCGAAGCCCTGATGTTCGAAAAGAACCTGACCCGCGTCGCCGAAAAACTGTTCATGGGCCAACCGGCAGTGAGCGCTGCGTTGGGGCGGTTGCGTGATTTGTTCGACGATCCGTTGTTGCTGCGCCATGGTCGCGGGATGGAGCCGACGGCGCGGGCGCTGGCGATTCTCAAGGAGCTGCAACCGGCGATGGACACCATCTCGGGGGCGGTCAGCCGCGCCAAGGAATTCGACCCGGCCAGCAGTTGCGACGTGTTCCGCATCGGGCTGTCGGACGATGCCGAGTTCGGTCTGTTTCCGCCGCTGCTGCGCCAGTTGCAGGAGGAGGCGCCGGGGATCGTGGTCGTGGTGCGCCGCGCCAATTACCTGTTGATGCCGGCGTTACTGGCGTCGGGAGAAATCTCGGTGGGGGTGAGCTACACCACCGACCTGCCGGCCAATGCCAAACGCAAAAAGCTGCGCGACATCCCCTGCAAAGTCCTGCGCGGCGATGACCGCCCGGGGCCGCTGACGCTGGACGAATACTGCGCCCGTCCGCATGCGATGGTGTCGTTCTCCGGCGACCTGAGCGGCAACATCGACCTCGACCTGGCCAAGGTCGGTCGCACTCGTCGCGTGGTACTGGGTGTGCCGCAGTTCAGTGGGTTGCGCGCGTTGCTCGCCGGTACCGAGATGATCGCTACTGTGCCGGATTACGCCGCATGTGCGTTGGTTGAAGGCTGCGCGTTGCGCGCCGAAGATCCGCCGTTTCCTATCGACGCCGCGCAGTTGTCGATGGCCTGGAGCGGGGTGCATGACAACGATCCTGCCGAGAAATGGCTGCGGTCACGGATCAGTCAATTCATGTCGGTGTCGCTGGATATTCCAGGGCTGTAA
- a CDS encoding helix-turn-helix domain-containing protein: protein MAHFQQNAIRAYATETQKKTTGGLSPWRENLVKQLILDHLGDTLEVTELARACALSRSHFSRAFKCSTGVSPQDWIRQQRIARAKQLIRNTDLTLTQISLECGFCDQAHFSHIFTRSEGITPFAWRCRAMSTLPSLNSKRSQPSAAPTGVHISL, encoded by the coding sequence ATGGCTCACTTTCAGCAAAACGCGATCAGGGCGTATGCCACTGAAACGCAGAAAAAGACCACGGGCGGCCTTAGCCCCTGGCGTGAAAATCTGGTTAAACAGTTGATCCTCGACCACCTCGGCGACACCCTGGAAGTGACCGAACTGGCACGGGCCTGCGCCTTGTCGCGCAGTCATTTTTCCCGTGCGTTCAAGTGCAGCACCGGTGTTTCACCGCAAGACTGGATCCGACAGCAACGCATCGCCCGGGCCAAACAGTTGATCCGCAACACCGACCTGACCCTGACGCAAATCAGCCTCGAATGTGGCTTCTGCGATCAGGCGCATTTCTCCCATATCTTCACCCGCAGCGAAGGCATCACACCGTTTGCCTGGCGTTGCCGTGCCATGAGTACGCTTCCCTCTCTCAACAGCAAAAGATCGCAGCCTTCGGCAGCGCCTACAGGTGTTCACATATCCCTGTAG
- a CDS encoding amidohydrolase encodes MNADLILFNGQFHTVDREKPLASAVAISDGRFVAVGNDAEAMALRGSGTQVIDLKGRCVIPGLNDSHLHLIRGGLNYNLELRWEGVPSLADALRMLKEQADRTPTPQWVRVVGGWNEFQFAEKRMPTLEELNKAAPDTPVFVLHLYDRALLNRAALKVVGYTRDTPNPPGGEIVRDANGNPTGMLVARPNAMILYSTLAKGPKLPLEYQVNSTRQFMRELNRLGLTSAIDAGGGFQNYPDDYQVIEQLAKDDQLTVRIAYNLFTQKPKEELTDFQNWTGSVKLHQGDDFLRHNGAGEMLVFSAADFEDFLEPRPDLPQTMEQELEPVVRHLVEQRWPFRLHATYNESISRMLDVFEKVNRDIPFNGLPWFFDHAETITPQNIERVRALGGGIAIQDRMAFQGEYFVDRYGKQAAEATPPIKRMLAEGVPVGAGTDATRVSSYNPWTSLYWMVSGRTVGGLALYEEGLPRQTALELFTHGSAWFSSEQGKKGRIKVGQLADLVALSADFFSVEEEAIKWIESVLTVVGGKVVYAAGDFEKLGPASVPVLPDWSPVAKVPGHWRPNSPMQAQVHQCSGPCAVHSHSHERARLSNAPVSDFQGFWGAFGCSCFAF; translated from the coding sequence ATGAACGCCGATCTGATTCTGTTCAATGGCCAATTTCATACCGTAGACCGCGAAAAGCCCCTCGCCAGCGCCGTGGCGATCAGCGACGGCCGCTTTGTCGCGGTCGGTAACGATGCAGAGGCCATGGCCCTGCGCGGCTCGGGCACCCAGGTCATCGACCTCAAGGGCCGCTGCGTCATCCCCGGTCTCAACGACTCCCACCTGCACTTGATCCGTGGCGGTCTCAATTACAACCTCGAACTGCGCTGGGAAGGCGTGCCGTCCCTGGCCGATGCGCTGCGCATGCTCAAGGAGCAAGCCGATCGCACGCCGACGCCGCAATGGGTGCGGGTGGTCGGTGGCTGGAACGAATTCCAGTTTGCCGAGAAGCGCATGCCGACCCTTGAAGAACTGAACAAGGCTGCGCCCGACACCCCGGTATTCGTCCTGCACCTCTACGACCGTGCCCTGCTCAATCGTGCCGCACTGAAAGTGGTCGGCTACACCCGCGATACGCCGAACCCGCCGGGTGGCGAAATCGTGCGTGATGCCAACGGCAACCCGACCGGCATGTTGGTCGCCAGGCCGAACGCGATGATTCTCTACTCGACACTCGCCAAGGGGCCGAAGCTGCCGCTGGAGTATCAGGTCAACTCGACCCGCCAGTTCATGCGCGAACTCAACCGTCTCGGCCTGACCAGCGCCATTGATGCCGGCGGTGGTTTCCAAAATTACCCGGACGATTACCAGGTGATCGAGCAGTTGGCGAAAGATGATCAACTGACCGTGCGCATCGCCTACAACCTGTTCACCCAGAAGCCAAAAGAAGAGCTGACCGATTTCCAGAACTGGACCGGCAGCGTCAAGTTGCATCAGGGCGACGACTTCCTGCGGCACAACGGTGCTGGCGAGATGTTGGTGTTCTCGGCGGCGGATTTCGAAGACTTCCTCGAACCGCGTCCAGACCTGCCGCAAACCATGGAGCAGGAGCTGGAGCCGGTGGTCCGCCACTTGGTGGAGCAGCGCTGGCCGTTCCGTTTGCACGCCACTTACAACGAATCCATCAGCCGCATGCTCGACGTGTTCGAGAAGGTCAATCGCGATATTCCGTTCAACGGCCTGCCATGGTTCTTCGACCACGCTGAAACCATTACTCCGCAGAACATCGAGCGAGTGAGGGCGCTGGGCGGTGGTATTGCGATTCAGGATCGCATGGCGTTCCAGGGTGAATATTTTGTCGACCGCTACGGCAAGCAGGCCGCCGAAGCCACGCCGCCGATCAAGCGCATGCTCGCCGAGGGTGTGCCGGTGGGCGCCGGCACCGATGCCACGCGAGTGTCCAGCTACAATCCATGGACCTCGCTGTACTGGATGGTCAGCGGTCGCACCGTCGGTGGTCTGGCGCTGTACGAGGAAGGCTTGCCACGGCAGACCGCGCTGGAACTGTTCACCCATGGCAGCGCCTGGTTCTCGTCGGAACAAGGCAAGAAAGGCCGGATCAAGGTCGGGCAACTGGCGGACCTCGTAGCACTGAGCGCGGACTTCTTCAGCGTCGAGGAAGAGGCGATCAAGTGGATCGAATCGGTGCTGACCGTGGTCGGCGGCAAGGTGGTGTACGCCGCCGGCGACTTCGAAAAACTCGGGCCTGCCAGCGTGCCGGTGCTGCCGGACTGGTCGCCGGTGGCGAAGGTTCCGGGACACTGGCGGCCGAATTCGCCGATGCAGGCGCAGGTGCACCAGTGCAGCGGCCCGTGCGCGGTGCATTCCCACAGCCATGAACGGGCGCGTTTGTCGAACGCGCCCGTCAGCGATTTCCAGGGGTTCTGGGGCGCATTTGGCTGTTCGTGTTTTGCTTTCTAG
- a CDS encoding alpha/beta hydrolase translates to MNIKKTLAASLLALSIGNAFAAGSPGVEHNTQAFLEALAAGGGKPLEQLSPKDARAVLTGAQASVKVDLSGVEISDKAIKVDGQTINLKVVRPAKVKGELPVFMFFHGGGWVLGDFPTHQRLIRDLVVGSGAVAVYVDYTPSPEAHYPTAINQAYTATKWVAEHGKEIGVDGKRLAVAGNSVGGNMAAVVALMAKEQKTPALRFQLLMWPVTNAGFDNGSYQQFAEGHFLTKGMMQWFWDNYTTHPAERAQIHASPLNASAEQLKGLPAALVQTAEFDVLRDEGEGYARHLDAAGVPVTSVRYNGMIHDFGLLNPLNQIPEVKAAVRQAAAELKTHLN, encoded by the coding sequence ATGAACATCAAGAAAACCCTCGCCGCGTCCCTCCTCGCCCTGTCCATCGGCAACGCATTCGCCGCCGGCAGCCCCGGTGTCGAACACAACACCCAGGCCTTCCTCGAAGCCCTCGCCGCCGGCGGTGGCAAGCCGCTTGAGCAACTGAGCCCGAAAGACGCCCGCGCGGTGCTGACTGGCGCCCAGGCTTCGGTGAAGGTTGATCTGTCGGGTGTTGAAATCAGCGACAAGGCGATCAAGGTCGACGGCCAGACGATCAACCTGAAAGTGGTGCGTCCGGCCAAGGTCAAGGGTGAATTGCCCGTGTTCATGTTCTTCCACGGTGGCGGCTGGGTATTGGGCGACTTCCCGACCCACCAGCGCCTGATCCGTGACCTGGTGGTGGGGTCCGGCGCCGTCGCGGTATACGTCGACTACACGCCGTCGCCGGAAGCGCACTACCCGACCGCCATCAACCAGGCCTACACCGCGACCAAATGGGTGGCCGAGCACGGCAAAGAGATCGGTGTTGATGGCAAGCGACTGGCGGTGGCCGGCAACAGCGTCGGCGGCAACATGGCGGCGGTCGTGGCGCTGATGGCCAAAGAGCAGAAAACCCCTGCCCTGCGCTTTCAGCTGTTGATGTGGCCGGTGACCAACGCCGGATTCGATAACGGCTCGTACCAGCAATTCGCCGAGGGGCACTTCCTCACCAAAGGGATGATGCAGTGGTTCTGGGACAACTACACCACCCACCCGGCCGAGCGTGCGCAGATCCATGCCTCGCCGCTCAATGCCAGCGCCGAACAGCTCAAGGGCCTGCCTGCCGCACTGGTGCAGACCGCCGAATTCGACGTGCTGCGTGACGAAGGCGAAGGCTACGCCCGCCACCTCGATGCGGCCGGTGTGCCGGTGACCTCGGTGCGCTACAACGGGATGATTCATGACTTTGGCCTGCTCAATCCGCTGAATCAGATTCCGGAAGTCAAAGCGGCGGTACGTCAGGCCGCGGCCGAGCTCAAGACCCATCTGAACTGA
- a CDS encoding DUF6124 family protein, producing the protein MFKATPNPPETDDVSPYDPLDPKKLNEAAERALDHYLKPSTPKKLRKPSTIYTVAPDINIEELLANACESFASAKVIANDCAGFLEGPQRNTILGVAQLIMLGELAVSRALDSLELKAAPGSVT; encoded by the coding sequence ATGTTCAAAGCCACACCTAACCCGCCAGAAACCGACGACGTTTCCCCCTACGATCCCCTCGATCCCAAAAAACTCAACGAAGCCGCCGAGCGCGCCCTCGATCACTACCTAAAACCGTCCACCCCCAAAAAACTGCGCAAACCGAGCACGATCTACACCGTCGCCCCGGACATCAACATAGAAGAGTTGCTGGCCAATGCCTGCGAATCCTTTGCCTCGGCCAAGGTGATCGCCAATGACTGTGCCGGGTTTCTGGAAGGGCCGCAGCGCAACACGATACTGGGCGTCGCGCAGCTCATCATGCTGGGTGAACTGGCGGTGAGTCGGGCGCTGGATAGTCTGGAGCTGAAGGCAGCCCCGGGCTCTGTAACCTGA
- a CDS encoding LysR family transcriptional regulator produces the protein MNPFEDMRMFCQVMDSGSFTAAADQLGLSKQFVSRRLMQLEERLGVRLLNRSTRRLDVTPLGQSYYESALRLLSEVEQMEQGIAGQTTEPRGTIRLSAPLSFAVAHLGCLLPVFLQRYRDVTVEVDLSDRPVDLLGEGYDLALRIGVLEDSTLIARRLASIERVYCASPAYLAERGTPLKPEDLHTHDCLPYGHGRQVQWRFGGRGQPLSVNVTGRMRVNNGELLKDAAIAGMGITYLPTFIVGSALEDGRLVPVLDDLRPEPLTLSAVYPQHRQSSRPVQALIEFLRERLNQREEGSPHR, from the coding sequence ATGAACCCGTTCGAAGACATGCGTATGTTTTGCCAGGTGATGGATTCCGGCAGCTTCACCGCTGCAGCCGATCAGCTGGGGCTGTCCAAGCAATTCGTCAGCCGCCGCCTGATGCAGCTCGAAGAGCGCCTCGGCGTGCGCCTGCTCAATCGTTCGACCCGGCGGCTGGACGTCACGCCGCTGGGGCAGAGTTATTACGAGTCAGCCCTGCGCCTGCTCAGCGAAGTCGAGCAAATGGAGCAGGGCATTGCCGGCCAGACCACCGAACCTCGCGGCACCATTCGCCTGAGTGCGCCGCTGTCGTTTGCCGTGGCGCATTTGGGCTGTTTGCTGCCGGTATTTTTGCAGCGTTATCGCGACGTCACCGTGGAAGTCGACCTGAGCGATCGGCCGGTGGATTTGCTCGGTGAGGGTTACGATTTGGCGTTGCGCATCGGCGTGCTGGAAGACTCGACACTGATCGCCCGACGCCTCGCCTCCATCGAACGGGTGTACTGCGCCAGCCCGGCGTATCTGGCCGAGCGGGGCACGCCGCTCAAACCCGAAGATTTGCACACCCACGATTGCCTGCCGTACGGCCACGGTCGTCAGGTGCAATGGCGTTTCGGCGGGCGGGGCCAGCCGCTGAGCGTCAATGTCACGGGGCGGATGCGGGTCAACAACGGTGAGTTGCTCAAGGACGCGGCCATCGCCGGCATGGGGATTACCTACCTGCCCACCTTCATCGTCGGTTCGGCACTGGAGGACGGCCGACTGGTGCCGGTGCTGGACGATTTGCGCCCCGAGCCGCTGACCTTGTCGGCGGTCTACCCGCAACATCGCCAGAGTTCGCGACCGGTGCAGGCGCTGATCGAGTTCTTGCGTGAGCGGTTGAATCAACGCGAAGAGGGTTCGCCCCACCGGTGA
- a CDS encoding antibiotic biosynthesis monooxygenase — protein MPEAQTQKAPGSDEIVTLIVKHRVKAGFEAAYEAWLRNIVSIAGQREGHLGVDVVRGKRAGLDTYTCVLRFCSTEAMQLWLDSPQRQALIDEAAPMLADGDQTEVNPVNEFWFTPLADAASPPPRWKQAVVTLLVILPHTLLVPLLWGPLLQLNALLSNYVVATFLITLTIVLSVVYVCMPAATRLFAPWLEAGQPHSNLP, from the coding sequence ATGCCTGAAGCCCAAACTCAAAAAGCGCCGGGGTCCGATGAGATCGTGACGCTGATCGTCAAGCACCGGGTCAAGGCCGGTTTCGAAGCGGCCTATGAAGCCTGGCTGCGCAACATCGTCAGCATAGCGGGACAGCGGGAAGGGCACCTGGGGGTGGATGTGGTGCGCGGCAAGCGTGCGGGCCTGGATACTTACACCTGTGTGTTGCGTTTCTGTTCCACCGAGGCCATGCAGCTTTGGCTCGACTCGCCGCAACGCCAAGCGTTGATCGACGAAGCCGCGCCGATGCTGGCCGATGGCGACCAGACCGAGGTCAACCCGGTCAATGAATTCTGGTTCACGCCACTGGCCGATGCCGCTTCGCCACCGCCGCGCTGGAAGCAGGCTGTGGTGACGTTGTTGGTGATCCTGCCGCACACCTTGCTGGTGCCGCTGCTCTGGGGGCCGTTGCTGCAGCTCAACGCCTTGCTCTCCAACTACGTGGTCGCCACGTTCCTGATCACCCTGACCATCGTGCTGTCGGTGGTGTACGTGTGCATGCCCGCCGCGACGCGTTTGTTCGCGCCTTGGCTGGAAGCGGGCCAGCCTCACTCCAATCTGCCTTAA
- the ycaC gene encoding isochorismate family cysteine hydrolase YcaC: MSNVPYKRLNKDDAVVLLVDHQTGLISLVQDFSPNEFKNNVLALGDIAKFFNLPTILTTSFDSGPNGPIVPELKEQFPDAPFIARPGQINAWDNEDFVKAIKATGRKQLIIAGVVTDVCVAFPTLSAIAEGFEVFVVTDASGTFNTTVQQAAWARMSAAGAHLLNWFSVACELQGDWRNDMEGLANLLSQRLPNYRNLINSYTKFTAK; encoded by the coding sequence ATGAGCAACGTACCTTACAAACGTCTGAACAAAGATGACGCCGTTGTGCTGCTGGTCGATCACCAGACTGGCCTGATCTCGCTGGTGCAGGATTTTTCGCCCAACGAATTCAAGAACAACGTGCTGGCCCTGGGCGACATCGCCAAGTTCTTCAACCTGCCGACCATCCTCACCACCAGTTTCGACAGCGGCCCGAACGGCCCGATTGTGCCGGAGCTCAAAGAACAGTTCCCGGATGCGCCGTTCATTGCCCGTCCAGGCCAGATCAATGCCTGGGACAACGAGGATTTCGTCAAGGCAATCAAGGCTACCGGCCGCAAGCAACTGATCATCGCCGGCGTGGTGACTGACGTCTGCGTGGCGTTCCCGACCCTGTCGGCCATTGCCGAAGGCTTTGAGGTGTTTGTAGTGACCGATGCTTCCGGTACCTTCAACACCACCGTGCAACAAGCAGCGTGGGCACGGATGTCGGCGGCGGGTGCACACCTGCTGAACTGGTTCTCCGTGGCCTGCGAGCTGCAAGGCGACTGGCGCAACGACATGGAAGGCCTGGCCAACCTGCTGTCCCAGCGTCTGCCGAACTACCGCAACCTGATCAACAGCTACACCAAGTTCACTGCCAAGTAA